A window of Companilactobacillus allii genomic DNA:
AACACCCTTACGTGAACCGATCATACCGTCATTTTGTACTTCTGTAACTAATTCACGGTTTTTGTCATCTTTTTCTGTAATCTTAAGATCAACAAGACCATCATCGATCAATACGTGACCACCGACATGTGTATCATCGTACAAACCAGGATATGTAACAGCAATCTTTTCTGGATTACCAGTTAATGAATCATCCATAGAAATACGGATTGTTTCACCGATTTTAGCTTCAAACTTGCCACCATCTTGAACAGTTGTACGGATTTCAGCACCCTTTGTATCAAGAACGATACCAACTGTCTTACCTGTAATCTTTTCAGCTTCATGAACCATGTTCATACGTGATAAATGTTCTTCATGATCACCATGTGAGAAGTTGAAACGGAAAACATTTGCGCCTGATTCAACCAACTTTGTAATTGTTTCAATATCATTAGATGCGGGTCCAAGTGTACTTACGATTTTTGTTCTTTTCATCGAGAAATCTCCCTTTTTTATGTTATTCGTCTTTATTGTAACAAACTATCTGCTTAATGATTGATTTAAATCGTATAAACTTAAATCAGGTTTGTGCTTATTATCAAACAGATCAAGCATATTATGGTATGTCAACTTGTTGTCTTCAATACCAATGGCTACTCCACCTTTGCCATCTTCAAGAAGATCAACGGCATAAGCACCCATTTTACTTGCTAAAACACGATCCCTTGCAGTAGGTGAACCACCACGTTGTACATGTCCTAAAACAGTGCTACGTACTTGGAAGTCACCATAAGAATTAAGCTTGTCAGCAAATTCTTGAGCATGCATAACACCCTCAGCAAGAACAACAAGCATATGCTTCTTGCCCTTTTCACGGCCTTCTTTAATACGTTGAGCAACTTCGGCAATATCAAATTCACGTTCAGGAACGATAATTTCTTCGGCACCACCAGCAACACCAGACCATAAGGCGATATCGCCAGCACCTCTACCCATTACTTCAATAACAAAAGTTCTTTCATGGGAAGTAGCTGTATCTCTAATTTTATCAATTGATTCAATAACAGTACTTACGGCTGTATCAAATCCAATTGTAAAATCAGTATAAGGAATATCATTATCAATTGTACCTGGTAGACCGACAGCATTATATCCATGCTCTGTTAGACGCAAAGCACCGTGATATGAGCCATCTCCACCGATAACAACTAATGCATCAATTCCAAATTTCTTAAGTTGTTCAATACCCTTAAGCTGACCTTCTACTTTGGCGAATTCAGGATATCTTGCAGAATACAAGAAAGTTCCACCACGTTGAATACGGTCAGATACATCAGCAGCTGTTAGTGGGAAGATATCCCCAGCAACTAATCCTGCATATCCATAATTGATACCAAACACTTCAAGTCCCTTGTCTAGGGCTCTACGTGTGACTGCTCTAATAGCAGCGTTCATTCCAGGGGCATCTCCACCACTGGTTAAAATACCAATCCGCTTCATTTGTTCACACTCCAAATTTATTTGTTTCAAAAACAAAACCTTATAAAATATAACATTTTTAGAGAATAGTTTGTAGGGTTGAAAACGTTTTAAGGTGAAATTAGTCACTATTTTTAAGGAAAACATTTTTTTTGCCTAATAAATCTTCTAACTTTTGCCCAATTTCATCAGAAAAGTTTATCCAACGATTCGACTTTAAGATTACTG
This region includes:
- the pfkA gene encoding 6-phosphofructokinase — translated: MKRIGILTSGGDAPGMNAAIRAVTRRALDKGLEVFGINYGYAGLVAGDIFPLTAADVSDRIQRGGTFLYSARYPEFAKVEGQLKGIEQLKKFGIDALVVIGGDGSYHGALRLTEHGYNAVGLPGTIDNDIPYTDFTIGFDTAVSTVIESIDKIRDTATSHERTFVIEVMGRGAGDIALWSGVAGGAEEIIVPEREFDIAEVAQRIKEGREKGKKHMLVVLAEGVMHAQEFADKLNSYGDFQVRSTVLGHVQRGGSPTARDRVLASKMGAYAVDLLEDGKGGVAIGIEDNKLTYHNMLDLFDNKHKPDLSLYDLNQSLSR